The following coding sequences lie in one Arachis hypogaea cultivar Tifrunner chromosome 4, arahy.Tifrunner.gnm2.J5K5, whole genome shotgun sequence genomic window:
- the LOC112796870 gene encoding laccase-7: protein MKLLVFPVLAWSFALLASSLASAAIVEHTFNIENKIVKRMCHEQVIVAANGLYPGPTIHVTEGDTVIIHVLNNSPYNITLHWHGIYQLFTSWADGVEYVTQCGIHPGHKFTYKYKVIGQEGTLFWHAHSFALRATLHGAFIIHPRNGRYPFPKPYHQVPIILGDWYDTNFLDALEGALVSGGVAVSNAYTINGFPGDLFNCSQNETFKMKVKHGKTYLLRIINAALNNNLFFKIADHKLTVVAADASYTKPYVTDIIILAAGQTLDVLFKADQPTGSYYMVASPYGVGMPPPLFDRTMTRGIVVYDGHNTRASPPVMPLLPPFFDTPTSFKLFSNLSSLVGGPHWVPVPLNVDEQMFITVGIGLEKCPVNAKCVGPLNQKFSANMNNESFMLPKGKGNSMLEASYYNVSGVYTTDFPDNPPMVFDYTNTNLTFNMSLVYSPKSTKVKKFKFNSTVEIVFQNTGVLKAQSHPIHVHGHSFHVLAQGFGNYDADRDKAKFNLVNPQFRNTVAVPAGGWAVIRFQASNPGVWFVHCHVDDHQVWGLGTAFVVENGPTPETSLPPPPADLPKC, encoded by the exons ATGAAGCTTTTGGTGTTTCCAGTATTAGCATGGAGTTTCGCTCTTCTAGCTTCTTCCTTGGCTTCAGCTGCCATTGTAGAACACACCTTCAAT ATTGAAAACAAGATTGTAAAACGGATGTGCCATGAACAAGTGATAGTGGCAGCCAATGGACTCTATCCTGGACCCACAATACACGTCACTGAAGGTGACACTGTCATCATCCATGTTCTCAATAACTCACCCTACAATATTACTCTCCATTG GCATGGAATATATCAGCTCTTTACTTCTTGGGCAGACGGTGTTGAATATGTAACTCAATGTGGAATTCATCCTGGACATAAATTCACTTATAAATATAAAGTCATAGGACAAGAAGGAACTTTATTTTGGCATGCTCACTCATTTGCCTTACGTGCTACCCTTCATGGtgctttcatcattcaccctcgcAATGGTCGATACCCATTTCCAAAACCCTACCACCAGGTTCCAATAATACTAG GTGACTGGTATGACACTAATTTTTTGGATGCTTTGGAAGGTGCACTCGTAAGTGGAGGTGTTGCGGTATCTAATGCCTACACCATAAATGGCTTCCCTGGCGATCTCTTTAATTGTTCTCAAAATG AGACGTTCAAGATGAAGGTGAAGCATGGAAAGACCTACCTCTTAAGAATTATCAACGCTGCACTGAATAACAATCTGTTCTTCAAGATAGCCGATCACAAACTCACCGTGGTTGCCGCCGATGCTTCATACACCAAACCATACGTTACAGACATAATTATCCTTGCAGCTGGTCAAACCCTTGACGTTCTATTCAAAGCAGACCAACCAACAGGATCATACTACATGGTAGCATCTCCGTATGGCGTTGGCATGCCACCTCCACTCTTTGATAGAACGATGACCCGTGGCATCGTCGTCTATGACGGACACAATACTCGAGCGTCACCACCGGTCATGCCATTACTGCCTCCATTCTTTGACACGCCAACAAGTTTCAAATTGTTTAGTAACTTATCGAGTCTCGTTGGGGGCCCACATTGGGTCCCTGTCCCACTCAACGTTGATGAACAAATGTTCATCACCGTTGGGATTGGACTTGAGAAGTGCCCTGTGAATGCCAAGTGTGTTGGCCCACTCAACCAAAAATTCTCAGCAAACATGAACAATGAGTCTTTTATGCTCCCTAAAGGGAAAGGTAATTCTATGTTGGAAGCTTCCTATTACAATGTAAGTGGTGTGTACACTACTGATTTCCCTGATAATCCTCCTATGGTGTTTGACTACACAAACACTAACCTCACTTTCAACATGAGCCTGGTATATTCGCCAAAATCAACCAAGGTGAAGAAGTTCAAGTTCAATTCCACGGTGGAGATTGTGTTTCAAAACACAGGGGTTTTGAAAGCGCAAAGCCATCCGATCCATGTCCATGGTCATAGTTTCCATGTTTTGGCTCAAGGGTTTGGGAACTACGATGCCGATAGAGATAAGGCAAAGTTTAATTTGGTGAATCCTCAGTTCCGGAATACAGTTGCAGTGCCTGCAGGAGGATGGGCTGTTATAAGATTCCAAGCAAGCAATCCAG GGGTATGGTTTGTGCACTGCCATGTGGATGATCATCAAGTATGGGGACTAGGCACTGCTTTTGTGGTTGAGAATGGACCAACTCCTGAAACTTCACTTCCTCCTCCACCGGCAGATTTGCCTAAATGTTAG